The Osmia lignaria lignaria isolate PbOS001 chromosome 3, iyOsmLign1, whole genome shotgun sequence genome includes the window GATTATTATAAGGGACTTGAAGAATTACTTCCTGATTTTTAATCATCATCATTTAACAACATATCAATGAGATCAAGTTCCATACATTGATCACCTTCTAGTCTTTTTTGTGTACCCCATTTTGCCACCGTTGGCAAAACTCTTAACTTAGTAGTGGAATTTGTTCTAAATGGACAATTTAGATTCTTCCAACTGaaatggagatatttaaagtcTATACTGATATAAATTCTATAGATACACTTACTAGGCACGATCTCCAACTTCAACTTCAACTAAATGTACGTTTTCAGGTGCTTTTTTGAATCCTCTTTCTATAAAAGGTTTagctgtaataaaaataaagatttttttaatatttatgtcTATAATGGgtatattaatatatgtatatatttttatttaagggAGATGATATAAACTATACAAATTAGGTTatgtatgaaatataaatatgattACAATTGAAAAGTCATACCTTCAACACAATCTGGACACCAGCTATCACCGTTAGGAAGTTTTGTACCAGTGTAAAGTACATAAACTGATTGATCAGCTTGGAACTTCTTcataaattcaagaaaattttcgTATCCTTTAACGTGATGACGTAAAACCATCTTCTATTAATTTTCACTAAGTCTGCACAGtagaattcaaattttattagcTTTTGTTCTATGATTACAACAAAATACgatgaatttttatcaattgtatgtatgtataacgGTGTCACCTCCTAAGAGATAAGAGATACTAATAGTCATAGGTAACAATATTCCAGACAAGAGCCTTCAATTAATTACAACTCAGTATATTCACCATTTGTGCGGTAAAtacgttattaatattaatttcggTTAAACTTCGTTCTAGGGAACCAAAAATTAgtgaaaggaaaaattaataacatcTTTTTGACgaacaatttataaatttttataattgattcTTAATCTATATTCCTAGAGAAACTTTCTAATATAGATTTTGTGAGGATCCagccagtaattaattaattatgaataattaaagtgGCGGCGGCTTGATAGAACAGGAACGCTTACCGccaatttagttcctcgttatTTCTATagggcgcagttcattcgttttctgcgctcgaTCGCGCGATCATTCGCAGGTTCGACTTAGGTACGAGGGTCCGTTATAATGTCAGTTATTTCTTCGACGATTTATAAAGGATaatagtattatttattatttatgcaaAGTATAATCTGCTAGCGTATCTTTATAATGTTCCAAAATGAAACATCAAATTTAAAATCAAGTGTATAgcgaaatatatgtatattgttggaaataataaatgtataaacgTGATAATGATAATCATTAACAGTTCTTTTTACTATCCACATACGCGCGTGCTCACTCCTTTCAACCTATTTATACAAAGTATTTTCAAATTtgacattaataataaataattaaagataCTGATCAAGCCAGTTCACATTTTCTGTATTGTGAAacgtattagtatattacaattttactataaattaataattatcattgtATGTTATACTATAGTTAAACAGACCCTTGCGCCTGTATTCGGTATGTTTTTATGTACAGTTCGAAAAAAAGATCATGGCGCATATTATTGAGAATAAGCAAGTAGATAAATCATCATATTCGAGTTACAACTATTTTAACACGAGACCGGGCAccgtattttttaaaattacttacTCGTCTTACAGTTCTTCATCTTCGTGTTATCAGCTGATTTGATCAATTATGAAGACAGTGATGATAAATATATCACTACCAACAACATTAACATCAAGATTTATAATAGTAGCAATGGAAATTGCTTATTGTTGATTACAAATGTGTAACAGCGCATTGTAGTATACTAACGacgaatttcaagaaaaatgagGTATAAAAttcattgtataataaataactaTCATCATGATGATGGTGATTGTTAGTGATAATTATGTTAATAGTAATACTAAAAAAGAAGTAGAATGTAAACAGTATAATGAAACTGCTAATAGAAATCAGGAAGTAagaggaaataaaaaagaaatacaaaaataattataatattgtaaatataacAAATGTAATATGATTATGGCATtatcaaatgtaaaataatagcACTACTGTAACAGTAAATaatgttattataaaatatttactatTGCAGTCAAAATAACATGAGCAGCAGTAGTGATAGCTTTagtgttataaataataatttaatactgATGCTATTAATTTATAATGATAATGCTGTAGTGGATATagtttcaatgaaattaatactactactattactactactactaatCTTACTGCTACTACTATTGTTCAATGTCCAAAATGAATTGAGTGCTCAAGAATGTTTCCCATAATTGTAGTAAATGGCATCACAAGtggtttctttcaatttttcactgAGTTAAAACACGTTTACAGATTGGTGTTTTtagcttttaattaataagtaaAGAAACACATTTTCTTAAACAAGCAATTTAGTTTGAACATAAAATACTATTGCTCTTACTACTACTGCTGCTACTGTTCACTGGTATCAGTATTGGTAGTAGTAACACTActtattacaattaataatattacttaTACATAAGATGGAGAAACTGAAATGATGCAAAAACAATACATTATTGAAACTTATTATTACCAAAATATcgttatttgttttttaaaacgTTACACAGGGtgtctcattttttttttatgccaTTACTTTGGAATGTAGTGATTGTATTACAATTTTAGATAAAACCTATTTTATTCTTGATTTGAAACATCTTTGATACAATCACTACCCTAGGAAAAAAGCACTAAAATGAGACACTGTTATTTTTTTAACACTActcaaaatagaaaaaatgcGCATGTATGTGGCAGTACGTGAAAGGCACCGTATCTTAAACCTCAAGCATAAATTTCTGTATTGTAATTCATATTAGTGTTCAAGGCCATTaggcattaaaaaaaattcgcaCAATACAGAATATTGCCTTTTGTTTCAAATGAATGCAttttaagaatattaaaattatcaatgGTTTAATTAGTTGTAACATATTTCTCCTTTTTTGTTCAGTACTACGAATAAATATTTGGCAAAGATGATAATTAGAACGCGAGTAATAGTTGACAATGTAACTGGCAGTAAGTAGCATACTGATTCCACAAAATTTTAGATAAGTTTTCGTTGTTTTAATAAAGTTGTTAAAAATACACTCTTGTAAATAGTACTGTTTATTTTCATTGGTTTCATctttataataatagtaatagtagcGAATAATGGTTGTGATGGATTccgataatgaaaataatgctGACAAGGGGAccacgacaacgacgacgacgaccgaCGACCGATGACGACGgcggctgcggctgcggctGTAGCGACGACGACAGGCAACGATGGGCACAACCATGATCATGACGAGGACGACGACATCGGCGACCATGATTGTAATAATAACCATGACAATTTTagaaataacgatattgttgacGATGATGGTAGTGGTTCTAGTAATAAGTAATAGCAGCAGTGGCAGTAATAACAACGACGGCAATGATAATacatacaatataatattataatagaaataataataatgattatgatgaCAACGATGAcagtattgaaattaaaatagaataaaatataatataatgttaatgatgatgaaaatgacAAGAACGACAgaacgacggcgacgacgacgacgacgacgacgaagacaacgacgacgacgacgacgacgatgacgaagaagaagaaaaagacgaTGGTAGCGATGgtggtaataatgatgataatggatgatgataattattataattataattgcgCAAAACGCAACAAAAGCAGAGAATATACAATTCTTTTTCTACGACTTGTACATTACGATAATGCTGCAACCTAGTAGAA containing:
- the LOC117610757 gene encoding thioredoxin domain-containing protein 17 is translated as MVLRHHVKGYENFLEFMKKFQADQSVYVLYTGTKLPNGDSWCPDCVEAKPFIERGFKKAPENVHLVEVEVGDRAYWKNLNCPFRTNSTTKLRVLPTVAKWGTQKRLEGDQCMELDLIDMLLNDDD